One window of the Sander lucioperca isolate FBNREF2018 chromosome 5, SLUC_FBN_1.2, whole genome shotgun sequence genome contains the following:
- the LOC116039000 gene encoding uncharacterized protein LOC116039000 — translation MSMVPVLLEGQRYVLTYRFSQDHLELLFNSIRASGGWNNNPNASQFKYIFRKLMARCGVVKPCRGNVTAQDDTESLPAVIDTSTSLSAVDMSSAAGEDLPSPFADIPALVHDHSYLPVRFDGLVDNALVYISGFVVRRALKKLSCDVCRASLVTDAASAIKDQSYHLLTLKNNGGLVIPSEGTVSVVRAAEWVIRQASASTRRSQPIKLLEVVYIVRKRIGSKDVFVLGEHIGKTQYGIDSHHHTLLTLVVSLFFKQRLHHIAKMINLSLQSNNMQQKLNKTVLFKGH, via the exons ATGTCGATGGTTCCTGTGTTGCTTGAAGGACAGCGATATGTCCTGACCTACAGGTTCAGCCAGGACCACTTGGAGCTTCTCTTCAACTCCATCAGAGCATCTG GTGGCTGGAATAACAACCCTAATGCCAGCCAGTTCAAGTACATCTTTAGAAAGCTGATGGCCCGGTGTGGGGTTGTTAAACCATGCAGAGGCAATGTGACGGCACAGGATGACACAGAGTCCCTACCAGCTGTCATCGACACCTCTACAAGCCTGTCAGCTGTAGATATGTCCTCTGCAGCAGGAGAAGATCTTCCATCCCCGTTTGCTGACATTCCTGCCCTAGTACATGACCACAGCTACCTTCCCGTCCGCTTCGATGGTCTTGTGGACAACGCTCTCGTGTACATTTCAG GATTTGTTGTGCGACGGGCTCTGAAGAAGCTGTCCTGTGATGTCTGCCGTGCCAGCCTGGTGACAGACGCTGCATCTGCCATCAAGGACCAAAGCTACCACCTGCTGACTTTAAAAAACAATGGAGGTCTGGTGATTCCATCAGAAGGCACAGTGAGCGTCGTCAGGGCAGCAGAGTGGGTCATTCGTCAGGCATCAGCAAGTACCAGACGATCACAGCCCATCAAACTGCTAGAGGTCGTGTACATTGTACGGAAGAGGATAGGGTCAAAGGATGTGTTTGTGCTCGGGGAGCACATCGGCAAAACGCAGTATGGCATAGACAGCCACCACCATACGCTGTTAACACTGGTTGTGTCCCTGTTTTTTAAGCAAAGGCTGCACCACATCGCTAAAATGATTAACCTTAGCTTACAGAGCAACAACATGCAACAGAAGCTCAATAAAACCGTCCTTTTCAAAGGGCATTAG
- the LOC118495172 gene encoding alpha-2-macroglobulin — protein MYCMCVCGCRQYMVAIPAILESGAETKVCASLLQPSETLEMSVTLMSQEKNTTLLKETSSKEFHTCSEFKVPLVQDEVVQNFEVEVRGDTFYSKEVRKVQIKVYRPMTFIQTDKPIYLPGQTVHFRVITLDTKFRPVNQLYDTIEIEDSNSNRIGQWLNETSNSKILQLSYALNSEARQGAYQVTVSIGLDQIQHSFKVEKYVLPKFDVKLNAFDEVSINQEEIEAEVCATYTYGQPVPGSVDFKVCRPLDAYVGIPLVITREHPEGIPEIQMPCYEETKQTDKRGCATFIFTMSTFTKIDQNVLRDVLQLSANMEEEGTGISRSQEKTTVISYVVGKLSFTDTPKIYNKGSNVEGKVKAVYYNNTPIPDMPVFLFEGERWSARWLQNLTTDSDGVATFSLSTADFEGDIHLQVRSRNYNL, from the exons atgtactgtatgtgtgtctgtggctgTAGGCAGTACATGGTAGCCATTCCTGCAATTCTTGAATCTGGAGCTGAGACCAAAGTCTGTGCGAGTCTCCTGCAGCCCAGCGAGACTCTGGAAATGAGCGTCACTCTGATGTCCCAAGAGAAGAATACAACCCTTCTGAAGGAGACGTCCAGTAAAGAATTTCATACCTGCTCTGAATTTAAG GTTCCTTTAGTGCAGGATGAAGTGGTGCAGAACTTTGAGGTGGAGGTACGAGGCGACACATTCTACTCTAAAGAAGTCCGAAAAGTTCAGATCAAAGTCTATCGACCAATGACATTCATCCAAACAGATAAACCAATCTACCTCCCAGGACAAACGG TGCATTTCAGAGTCATCACACTGGATACCAAGTTTAGACCTGTCAATCAGCTG tACGATACAATTGAAATTGAG GATTCTAACAGCAACAGGATTGGACAGTGGCTGAATGAAACATCCAATAGTAAGATATTGCAGCTTTCTTACGCCTTGAACTCTGAGGCCCGTCAAGGAGCCTACCAAGTTACTGTGTCGATTGGGTTAGATCAAATACAACACAGCTTCAAGGTGGAAAAATACG TTTTGCCTAAATTTGATGTAAAATTAAATGCATTTGATGAAGTAAGTATTAATCAGGAAGAAATTGAAGCTGAAGTATGTGCAAC GTATACATACGGACAGCCTGTGCCAGGCAGTGTTGACTTTAAGGTGTGCCGACCTTTAGATGCTTATGTTGGTATACCCCTTGTAATCACCCGTGAACATCCAGAGGGAATCCCTGAAATACAGATGCCTTGCTACGAGGAGACAAAGCAG ACGGATAAGAGAGGCTGTGCCACTTTTATCTTCACAATGTCAACTTTCACGAAAATTGACCAAAACGTGCTGCGAGATGTACTGCAACTCAGTGCAAATATGGAAGAGGAGGGGACAG GTATTTCACGCTCCCAAGAGAAGACTACGGTGATTTCATATGTTGTTGGAAAGCTGTCTTTCACTGACACTCCCAAGATTTATAACAAAGGATCAAATGTGGAAGGAAAA GTTAAAGCAGTTTATTACAATAATACACCCATTCCTGACATGCCGGTGTTCCTGTTTGAGGGTGAAAGGTGGTCAGCGCGTTGGTTACAGAATCTCACAACGGACAGTGATGGTGTCGCCACTTTCTCATTAAGCACAGCTGACTTTGAAGGGGACATCCACTTACAAGTAAGAAGTAGAAACTACAATCTGTAA